The window GATCATCTAATCCCAAGGGATAAAACTTTCCTCAGACTCAGAGGCTATGAATGGTGGCCACACTCCAAGGTGGGGCAGAGATGAGGGAGATTGAGTGGGAGTATGTACTCTGTGGTGGGCTGAATAGTGGCCCCCAAAGACATTCATCTCTAATCCATGGGATCTGCAAACATGCACTTGGCAAAGGGATTTGCAGATGGGATTAAGTCAAGTTCCCTGAGATGGGGTGACTTTGGATTTCCCCAGGGGACCCAGTGTCATCACAGAGCCATCATAAGAGGAAGACAGGATAGTCAGAATCAAAGATGGAAGATGGTGCACTGCTGGCTATTAAGGCAGAAGAAGGGGCCAGGAGTCAGGGATGTGGTGCCTCTAGAAGATAAAAAAGGCAGGAAACAATTCTCCACTAGAACCTCTAAAAGGACCAGTCCTGCCTACACTTGGGTTTAGTCCAGTGAAGCCCATGTTAGACTTCTGACCCCAGAACTCTGAGAATGAATGTGTTTAAGGCATAAGTTTATGGTGATTTGTTCCAGTAAGTAGCCACAGGTGGTTAGCACAAGTAAGATGGCATCCCAGGCAGGGTTTGTGGTGGAGGTGCAGGGTGATTCAGAAAGCTCCTCTGCCTGCCTGGGCATATTGAAGAGATGTGTAGATGCCCCTAAATTGTTGGCTCAAATTCCAGCACCCTTGCCTCTGGGGGTCAtgctggggagaggaaggaattCAGAAGGGTCCCTTGGGCTTGGAAAGGTGGCAATGTCAGGATGGTAGGGCTGGGGCATTCCATCTTCACAAAGAACCATTGAGGCACTAGGACCCAGGCCCTTGTCCTACTTTTTGAGGGCCTGAGCTCAGTGGCTGCTCAGGGCCTTTGGTGGCCAGAGTCTGGCATGGATGGTCAGCTGCATGGGTGCTAGAGTTGTGGAGACCcaagttccttttttttcatttttaactcagtgagaggaggggaggtagagacagactcccataagcaccctgacctggatccacccagcaagcccactaaggggcgatgctctgcccatttggagtattgctccgttgctcagcaactgagctattctagcgcctgagccaaggccatagaaccatcctcagcgcccagggccaactcacaccaattgagccatggctgcaggagacagaagtgagggggaggggtgaaaaacagaagggcacttctcctgtgtgccctgactgggaaaaaAACCTGGAACATCAACACaccgggatgacactctaccactgagccaccagccagggccagagaccCAAGTTCTCAGGCAGGCCCAACCCTTTCCAAATGGTACACCTGGGCAAGTAGTGAAcctgagccttagttttcccTCTGGAAGCTGGTGACAGTTCTGGCGGGTATGAAGGACTGGCTGCAGAGTATAGAGAACGCTTGTGGAGGGCTGGGGAGACACAAATGGAGACTCCATGttgtggggatggggagggggatcCAGGCCACCAAGTCCTGATGACCTATGGGATGAGTATAGAGGACCTAAGGAGGCCAGGCAGGTGAGGAATCAGGTTCCCCCAGCTCCTGCACTAGCCTTTAGGTTCGGAGAAAGGCTAACAATGGCCACTTGACCTGTTAGCATTGGCCCAGGGGCTGCAGGACACCTTGGGATTGCTAGGGGCAGCAGGGCTAGTTCAGGTCCCTGAGACCAGGCTCAATGATGTCTTTATGTGCTTGCTTTTGAAgatcccccaccacacacacactggatCTCCAGGCGTTCCAAGGGTGCAGTGGGGACTGCATCTAGTAGATGCAGGAGCCCTGAATCTTCTGGAAAGCTCCACAGCTGGCTTTATGCCAATAGTGTTGGGACCTGTCACTGTCAAAAGACCTGCACCTTAGGGTACCCCTTAGGGCCACAGGGAAATTTGTCCTTCCCTGGGACAGGACAGCCTGTCCTGATTCTGTTATCACCCAGCCCAGGATTGATGATAACCATGGGATACAAGCCTGGGGAACCCAAGCAAGGCCTGTATTGCTCAGACACACTGTTCTTCAGAATGAACCCAGGCTCCAACCATGCTTGTCTGAGGTGGCCTCATTGTTATTCATCACCCACTGCAGCTTCCCTGCAGCCCCTCCACCCAGGCCCTCTGAGGGGAGGGCAGTGCAGGACTCATGGCCCAGGGACATCAGGCCCTCACAGGGGCTAGTACTTCCACTCACCATCCTGGAGATGGGGGGACTCTGGCCTTCCTGGCACCCCAGCCCTGATACACTCTCAGGTAGCCTTCAAAGTTCTCAGGATTTGTACTTCAGATTGACTTGGAAGGATGAGGTCAGTTCAAGTGCACCAGCATCCTTGGATGATTGAGCTggcagcaacccccccccccccatggctctGAGGGGCTCCCAcatcacccctcacccctgctgCACATACCCACATATAGCCTGGACTGCCCAGTGTATTCAGCCAATAACCAAGCAACCAGGGTTCTTGCCAACAGTCACAGGCAGGCGGGTGGTTAAGGAAGAGCAGGCACAATGTGGCACACCTCTCCCAAGGAACTAAAGCTACAGAGGATGGATAAAGGATTTTCTGATGACCTCTGCCCTCAGTGCCTCTGGAGGCTACTGTTCTGAGAATGGCTCTTAGAAATAATTAGTCATGAAACATACCTTTGGATAGGAACAGAGCCTGGACCCTAGTGGGAGCTCCAACCAGGCTACATGAGAGCCCACAGCCCAGAATCCTAGGTGTTAACTGTTTATAATACAGGCAGAGACTGAGGCACACAGATCTAACCTACTGTGCTCCTAGCTGTGAGCAGTCCTCCTCAGTCACAAGCATCTGACCCTTAGGCAGGGCATGCCAGGCCACAGACAGCAAGGTTTTCAGATGTGAAGTCCAGCTTTCACATTTATGTGCAGCAAACACAAAAAGGAAAGCAGTTAAGGGATATCCAACCTAGTTTGTACCACTGATTTATTGAAAGGAAACATCTGGGTTGTGCTGCTTGCTTTCCGACACGCTCTGAGCATCATGGCTTGGCCCGGCTGGGTGGGCTCTCGGGGAATTGCCCCTCAACGCCTTCAGGGAGGGCTGTCAGGTTAGCCTGGAGGATTGTCCCTCACAGTCAAgattgggaggcaaggctgtttCAAGAACCTTTCTCTGACCCCCATGGGAACCATGCAGGCTGCCAAAGGGCAGCTATCCTGTCTGAGAAGCTCAGGGTGGCAACAGTGAGTCCAGAGGCACAGCAGTATCCAGGAGCCATGACCCAGAGAGGCAGCCCCCTGCAGGTAGGGCCCAAGAACGACCAGCACTTCTGGAAGCCTGTCCCTTTAAAGAGCAAATGTGAGGGTTCATTAGACAGGGGAGACATCCTCTAGTCATGACCCCAGGTCACCCAGTGACCTAGGGGAGTGGACATgcctgggaagggaggggggctGCCTTCCCCCACAGCCTGGTCCCAGTAAGGCAGAGGCTGAGTCTGTAGGTGCTCCACACACAGGCAGGGTTCAGGCAGGGCCTGGAAAGACAGGGAGGGCCAGGCCACCCTAGACTTTTCCAGGGAGACAAAAGTTCTCCCAGCACAGTCTACATCCGGCCTGGAACAGGTCCCAAGGACTCctggactgtctctcccctctgtGGTCACTACCAAGCACATGCTGTGGCTTGGGGTCCACCTACACCCGCTCTATACGTGCTCCATTTCCTGGTCTTGTTcaggctcctcttcctcatcctcctcatcctccacctcctcttcagTGCCTGGCTTGTCTAGTGGCACCTCACCATCCCGGGCCAACTCCTCCACGTGGGCCAGCATGTCAGCCATCAGTGCCTCCTCCAGCCGCTTGCGGACCTGCTGCACCAGCTCCTCCTGCTTCCTGGGGACACACGGAGTGCTGGCAAGACATGTCCCTGACTTTGGAAGTCCAGGGTACAAGGCCAGGAGAGTGGGACATGCAGACATATGTGGGCCAGTGATTTTGGGGACCTGAGGGTCCTCTAGCCCTGACCTGTGGCTCACACTCTTTTCTCAAGTAAGCAGCTCTGACAGCCTTCCTGATAGTGCACTCAAATTCTGGGGGGACTGAGCCATGAGGGCTCAAAGTGCTCTGACACCTGTCTACTGACTTCTCCACTCTCTTGCCACCACCTGGCAGGCACTACCCCAAATCAGTTCCAGTCTGCCTGGCTCTTCTGGTCTAACATACATATGTGAGCTCTTTTTCTATCACTTGAGTGGAgtttgcaaagagaaaaaaagaccttTGAGTGTCCAGTCCACCATCTAGCTAGAGAGTCACTCATCCTGTGGATGACAAGGTTTGCAGACAGAGAACTCTAGATGGGGAATGGCTTTGTCTTTCGGCTTGATACCGTGGCAAAGAGAGTGGCGACAGACTGGTCTGCTTGCCTATCTGCCTCCCCTTGCTGTGGTTTGTAAGATCCTCCCTGTCTTGAGTTTTGCATCTTCACTGTAATGTGAATCCAACATTTGTGTCTGTCACCGGGTCTAGTAAATGTTGGCCCAGTCCTTGTCCTGTGGGTGGGaagccctttctctccttcctactGTGTCTTCTCAGCACTGCTGACTACTCATCCCCTCTCCAAACAGGACCAAATCTAACTGCCTCACTTTATGCTCcgagtttttcattgtgacttcTATTTGTAGTTTTGCTTAGCTTTAAAAATCCTTAGTTTTTTTCAGAGTTGTGTTCTTCGCTTATACTTTCAATTCCCTCTTTTGCCATTTCCCTTGGGCACACTCTCTGACAATGGGGAATTGGGGGTGGTGTCTTAGTTCTGTGTCCTCCCTTGTATCGGGCACAGGGGCTTCTTGCTCATACTGATGAAGCTTTTGAATCCAATTGCCAAGACAGGAGACCCATATAACCACAACCCGACCCTATATACCACTCATGCCATGCCTGCTCTAGTTTCCAGTCCCTTCTGTGTTCCTAATTTCTTTTGATCTCAGCTGTGCACTGACATTTTGAAGTTTAAAGGATGCATGTTTATCCTTTCAGTACTTGTAGAGGATTCCTGCCTGGTGCCAGTTCAAACCACCTCTTTACCGGGCTTTTCCAGAAGGTTCCATCAAATGGATGTTTCCTGCCCCACATCTACCTGTACCTGGGCACCACCAACTCAGGCCCAACACTTAAGCCCCAGGATGTGTCCATTTCACCTCTCACCCAGTACTTCCTATTCCTGTCGTGTCCCCACTTCTTGCCATTCTCTAGAGCCTCCTCCTCTGTGCCACAGAGTGTACTCCACCCCTCAGCAGGACCCTCAAAGGCCTCAGACCCAAGAGTTCAAAGACACACTGGCCATGAGTGACAGAGAGGGCCGGGTGGGAGGGCAACTACCTGATGTCCTCGTCAGTCACCATGAAGGCCTTGCAGAGGGGCTGGGCTGTGTTGAGCCATACCCCGGGGTTCTTCTCCACAGCAGCTGAGAGCTGCCCAGTGATGGGCATGGTGCTGGTGTGCAGAGCGCTGGCAATGGCTGAGAGCAAGGTCTCATCTGTGCAGCCAGGTCCCACACCTGCAAGGGTGCAGGAAGAGCACTCACCACCAGGCACTGACCTTTGTCCCTCAGCCTTGGATGCTGCTCCCAACCCCCCCTTATGGGCAGGCAGTTCTCACATGAGAAAAGGAGCTCTACGTGCTCAGGGATGGGTAGTTGGGTTCATGGTGCAGAAGCAAAATTGCAGCCCAAGTCTTTCCAGGACTCCCCTGCTGGCTCAGCCTCCCTACCCACTTCACCCCAAGCTGTGTTCTGCTCCGAGCAGCTATCTCTTGGACCAGGAACCAGGTGCCTGCCCCTCTGGTCAAAGGCTTGGAGGGGTCCTTCCTTATTCCTGCAGGCCTGGCCACCCTCTTAACATCCCCCTGCCCGTCCTGGGGACTGGGGTTACCTTGCAGGCCCTTGGGGAGATCCATGGTCTTCACAAGCTCCTCCGCAATATCAAAGGCATTCAGGCCACTCAGCTTCTTCTCCCAGAAGAGCTACCAccggacagacagacatgaggcCGATGGGATAGCAAGGCACCCCCACGCACAGGTGAACTACACCAGTCCAGATGATGGCTGAAGCCCATCCACATGTAGTATGGTGGTCTCAGCGTGACCTCTGACCTCCACCCTGGCTGGGGCTGCTGGAACCCAGCTTGGGAAATGAGGGTGCCATGGCCTCAGTGTTCCTGCCCTAGACCCAGTGGGGTCCACACCCAGGCACGTCCTCCTAGGGCAGAGAAACGCCAACTCTGGCTTTTAGCTCGATGAAGACCCAGAATGTCAGATGTGCTGTCAATAATTACAGATTATGGTTCCCAGAGGACTGTCCTGCACACCTTCACTATACAGTGTGTGGGCGTTTGTAAATACATATGAACACATGGGTAATTCTTAGTTTTGAAAAGGTTATTAAAGCCATATATGTatgatattatttaaaacaacCCTCTACAAAACTTAACCACATATTCAGGAAAACAGTGGCCAGAAAACACTGTTAAATGCCACAGCATCTGTCTGTGTGGTGAGCAGGGCCAGGATGGGGCTCAGCTCCCCACAGAACCAAGTTCTGGGGTGACTGTTCCTGACCTGCACCTGGGCTAAGAGACCCATAGTTGTAGGCTCTGAAGAATGCACCAAGCTTCTTCTCCAAGGAAATACCAAATAGCAGATGTTGCCAGTGCTGTGGAAGGGCCCAGAGGCCCCAAGGATCCTGAAATGGGAGGCCACCAGGAATCTGGGGCTGAAGTCAAGGCTGGGGTCAGGATTAAGGTCGGTGCTGAGGCCACACCAAACTGGGCCACCTGTCCAAGGACATGAAGATCAAGTCCCTGGAGAAGCTGTATCTCATCTCTTCACCCTGCCCATCAAAAAATCTGAGATCATTGACTTTTTCCTGGGGGCATTTCTCAAGGATgaggttttttatgtttttttgtgtgtgtttatttttttttaagagaggcatggaacctgacctgtggtggcgcagtggataaagcatcgacctggaaatgctggggtcgccagttcgaaaccctgggcttgcctggtcaaggcacatatgggagttgatgcttccagctcctcccccccttctgtctctctcttctctgtctctctctctccctctctctctcctctctaaaatgaataaataaaaaaaaatctggcttcaaaaaaaaaaaagaaaaagaggcatggagagagacagacagaaacactgagctgctcctgtatgtgccctgactgggggttgaaccagcaacgtctgtgcttcaggacgatgctccaactaactgaactatctggtcagagcttaatttcttttatttattcattgatttatagagacagagagaggaagggagagactggGAGGGGAAAGTGAAGCattagtttgttgttccactcagtcgtgcattctttggttacttcccatgtgtgccctgactggggattgaacttgcaaccttgtcattttgggatgaaacccttaaccaactgagttagcTGGCCAGAGCCCTCAAAGataaggttttaaaaattatgtccaTGCAAAAGCACATACACACTGGCCAGAGGACCCAGTTCAAGACATTTGTTGTCACTGGGTACTACAATGGATAAGTGCTCCAAGGAACTAGCCACTGCCATCTTGAGGTTATCATCCTGGCCAAGCTCTCTATTATCCCTGTGCAGTGAGGCTAGTGGGAGAACAAGACTGGCAAGCTTCACCTGTCCCTAGCCAGGTGACTGGACACTGTGACTCTGTGCTGGTGTacctcatccccacccccaggggcACTGGCATTGTCTCAGCTCCTGTGCCCAAGAAGCTGCTGCTGATGGCCAGTATTGACAACTGGTATACCTTGGCCAGGTGTTACAATGCCACCCTGGGCAACTTTGCCAAGGTCACCTTTGATGCCATCTCTAAGACCTATAGCTGTCTCTCCCCCGACCTATGGAAAGAGACTGTGTTCACCAAGTCTATCCGGAATTCACTGACCATCTTGTAAAGACCCACACCAGAGTGTCTGTGCGGAGGACACAGGCTCCAGCTGTGGCCaccacataattttatataagaaaaataaattgaattaagcctgtttaaaaaaagaaatagagcctgaccaggtggtggcacagtagtgtcggactgggatacagagggcccaggtttaaaatcctgaggtcgccagcttgagcgagggctcatcaggcttgaacacggggtcgctggcttgagtgtgggatcagagacatgaccccatggtcactggcttgcgcccaaaggtcgctggcttgagcaaggggtcactcactctgctgtagccccctggtcaaagcacatatgagaaagcaatcaatgaacaactaagcagctgtaatgaagaactgatgtttctcatctctcccttcctgtctgtctgtccctctctgtctgtctctctgtcacaaaacaaaacaaaaggagagagagaaagggagagggagagggagagggagagggagagggagagagagagagagagagagagagagagagagaggacttacCATGGAGAGAACTGAGGGTTCAGACTGGGCCTGACTTGGCCCAGGTGTGTGCTCACCTGCCGGGGCTGTTCCACAGCCTTCTGGGGGTCACTCTTCACCTTGTTGCTGGGGTGGTTGGTGATCTTGGTCACTGGCTGCTTGAAAATGGATGCTGTCTGCCTGACAGGGAGGGCTGTATTCAGGTCAGGTTTGCCCTGTGGAGACAGGCACACTGGCACCCAGACTCGCAGGACCTGACTCCCTGTTCCCCAGTCACTAACATACCCTGTGGCACTCAGAGACTGAGAGGCCACACTGCACCCTGCCCATTTGCTGCCTTCAGTGGGGTTCTGGACACACACCGGCCCCATCATGGCCTCCTGTGCCtctttgtctgtgaagctttggCCTGGGGCTGCCCCAGGCTGTCCTGTGGCCCGGGCATGgacaatttttaaagttaaagttTTTCTGTACATGCATCCATCAGAGACTGAGAGACACACAGCATCACTGGGTGATCATGTGGATTACCAGCTGTTAACGATGCTGTGCTGGGAGGGAAAGTGTGACAGGCATCAGAGGCAGCTGGGGACCTCTCAAGGGACAGAATGACAAATGGTatcttgtttctgttttgatGTGGCCTTCAAAATTCCTCAGCAACTCGTTACAACTTCAACATCAGTAAATTTGATTATAGTATCAGCTCCCCTCCACTATAGTGGGTCTGAAATGGTGACCCCCAACTCCAAGTGTGACTGGATGGAGTGGGGCAGGGCAGCTCACCTTGACCTGGTTGGAGGAATCATACCGCACCCGCTGCCGGCTCTTGTTCATCTTGCTCATCAGCATCTTGCCTGTCCGGAAGTCGAAGGCCCCCAGGTCCATGGAGCCGCCCAGGTAACGTGCCAGCTGCGGCTTGCTGCGGAATTTCTTCCCGCTTGGGCTGCGGACAGAGAGGAGTCAGTGGCTGTGGGACGCACTGGACCACCCTGCACCCTCAACACCAGGCCCATAGTAGATGCCAAGGTCTAGAGCAGGGATGAATGCCTGGACCTACAGAGGGATGGGGCCTCTAGTTCGAGGAGCCTGGCTACCACTTCCAGAACATTCCAGAAACAGAAGTAGGCCATGTTCTTGAGAACAGATCCAATAATAGCAGATATCTGAAGGACAAGACCTAACAGCAATCTCCTTCTGGAGGTTACAACATTGGGACTGGGGTCTCCTAGGGAGCAGGGTGGTAAAATCTCATGCTAAGATTTGAGGCCAGAACCCCAAACAACTGCTCAGGTGTGACCTGTCAGGAGCCAGGGGGACCTGGCTATGAAGATCTGCAACCTGCTCAGCTCCTAGGACACGAACCCACCGCAGAGGCACTGTGCAGTGCAGTCAACATATCCTTGCTGGAAATGACCAGCACAGAACCCAGCATGCAGTAACAGTACTGTGATAAACtcatgcagccactttggaaacagTCCGGCAGCTCTTCAAAGGATCAAACAGCAATTCTACCACCCCCTCCGGAACGGTACTTCcttgagaaatgaaaacatacatccaTGCAAAAACTTACACCCAAATATTCACAGCAGCAGGATTCACAATATGCATATGTGGAAACAACCCGGATATCTACCAGCTAACAAACAGATAAACACAACATGACCCATCTACACAATGGAACATTCCTCAGCCACGAAAAGGAGAGCACTGATGCTTGCTACAACGTGGTGCCTaaatgagagaagccagacacaaaaggccacagagtgtatgatttcatttatatgaaatgtccagaataaacAAATTCACAAGTAAAGAAAGTGGATTTATGGgtaccaggggctggggaggaggatggagggatAACTGCTGATGAGCATGGGGAAACCTCTGGGATAAGTCCCTAATTTGAGAAAGCATGCTTGCCACCTCCTGTCCTGCTCCAGATGTCCTGGTACACAGCAGATGAAGGACAATCGATGGCTGGGTGGGACCTGTTACAGCCAAAAGGAAACCCACTTCTGCAGTGCCATGTAGCTAATACCACACTCAGTTAAGGCAGCCTTGCTGGGACCTCTTACTAGGCAAGGTCATTGCAGGAACTTACGCCTTTCCCTTGACTCAACCATGTCCACTAGGACACGGTGCCCCAATAGAGTGAGCAACAGCCTCATATTCTGAGACCACAAGGGCTCTTCTGGAAGATGTACCTTTCTATTATGCTCTGTGCTGGCTGATGTGAACACCCAGCCCACGTGCCCAGGGCAGCAGAAAGGCAAAGGGAAGGGACCCTCACAAAACACCAACATTTCCTTGCCTCCAGGCACCCCACctgttgctgttctttttattttttaagatcttatttttagagagagagagagagaaaagaggaaggagcagaaacgatcaactcccatatgtgccttgaccaggcaagcccagggttttgaactggtgacctcagcgttccaagttgacattttatccattgcaccaccataagtcaggcttgctgttcttctttttttttttttttgggtatttttctgaagctggaaacggggagagacagtcagacagactcccgcatgcgcccgaccgggatccacccagcacgcccaccaggggcgaagctctgcccaccagggggcgatgctctgcccctccggggcatcgctctgttgggaccagagccactccagcgcctggggcagaggccaagaagccatccccaacgcccgggccatctttgctccaatggaggctcggctgcgggaggggaagagacagagaggaaggagagggggaggggtggagaag is drawn from Saccopteryx leptura isolate mSacLep1 chromosome 1, mSacLep1_pri_phased_curated, whole genome shotgun sequence and contains these coding sequences:
- the MBD3 gene encoding methyl-CpG-binding domain protein 3 isoform X2 — its product is MERKSPSGKKFRSKPQLARYLGGSMDLGAFDFRTGKMLMSKMNKSRQRVRYDSSNQVKGKPDLNTALPVRQTASIFKQPVTKITNHPSNKVKSDPQKAVEQPRQLFWEKKLSGLNAFDIAEELVKTMDLPKGLQGVGPGCTDETLLSAIASALHTSTMPITGQLSAAVEKNPGVWLNTAQPLCKAFMVTDEDIRKQEELVQQVRKRLEEALMADMLAHVEELARDGEVPLDKPGTEEEVEDEEDEEEEPEQDQEMEHV
- the MBD3 gene encoding methyl-CpG-binding domain protein 3 isoform X1 — translated: MERKRWECPALPQGWEREEVPRRSGLSAGHRDVFYYSPSGKKFRSKPQLARYLGGSMDLGAFDFRTGKMLMSKMNKSRQRVRYDSSNQVKGKPDLNTALPVRQTASIFKQPVTKITNHPSNKVKSDPQKAVEQPRQLFWEKKLSGLNAFDIAEELVKTMDLPKGLQGVGPGCTDETLLSAIASALHTSTMPITGQLSAAVEKNPGVWLNTAQPLCKAFMVTDEDIRKQEELVQQVRKRLEEALMADMLAHVEELARDGEVPLDKPGTEEEVEDEEDEEEEPEQDQEMEHV